TAAAAATGGTCCTTCATAAGGGTATCGGTTGTTATAAATCCTACCCTTTGGACCCCAGACTGCGGTATTTTTAATACTGGCACAGTCTTCTCTCCCCATCAGGCAAGCCCAAAAACTGTCGATATCCTTATTCGGATCTGGGGAAATATTCCATGAGGGCATAAAGTAAACTCCTATCAGTTGGCCGTCTTTCGCTTCATTAGAGGCCACTCGAGCAGCTTCATCCAAAATTTCAGGTTCTGTATAAACCGGGATTTCATCCGGATTTTTCTCTTGAGAAGAGCGGCTTGAGTTTGTGTCCCCTGATGAAAGTGCTCTGATTTTTTCTTCGCATCCTCCTGGATCAATGGATAAAATGATGAATAGGGTAAGAAAAGTAGAAAAGAACTTCATAAGGCTTAAAATTTAGTCAAAAACAAACTTGTTATGAATCAAATATAAAAAAACCGTGATACAATTGCATCACGGTCTTGTTATTATTTCCGGCAAAATTTATTTTCTACCTATCGCTTTTTTGGCAGCCTTTACAATATTTTCAGCATTTAAACCATATTTTTCAAGCAATTGGGCAGGTGTGCCTGACTCTCCAAAAGAATCATTGACTCCTATATATTCCAATGGTGCTGGATAATTTCTGGCCAAAACCTGGGCAATGCTATCGCCAAGCCCACCATTGATCTGATGTTCTTCTGCTGATACTGCACAACCCGTTTTTTGAACTGAGTTTAAGATGGCTTCCTCATCCAAGGGTTTGATTGTGTGGATATTGATTACTTCTGCAGAAATGCCTTCCTCTCTCAGCATGGCCTCAGCTACGATAGCTTCCCAAACCAAATGGCCTGTGGCAAAGATGCTCACATCTTTACCTTCAATCATTTTAACCGCTTTTCCGATCTCAAATTTTTGGTCAGCTGGGGTAAATACTGGCCAGCTTGGACGTCCAAATCTCAAATAGGCCGGCCCTACATGCTCTACCAAAGCCAAAGTGGCAGCTTTGGTCTGATTGTAATCACAGGGAACTATCACCGTCATGTGGGGCAACATTTTCATCATGCCCACATCCTCTAGGATTTGATGGGTTGCACCATCTTCTCCCAGTGTCAGGCCCGCATGCGATGCACAGATTTTAACATTTTTATCTGAATAGGCCACAGACTGGCGGATCTGATCATAAACCCTACCAGTGGAGAAGTTGGCAAAGGTTCCGGTAAAAGGAATCTTTCCGCCAATGGTCATTCCCGCAGCCAATCCGATCATGTTGGCTTCAGCGATACCAACTTGAAAGAACCGTTCGGGGAATTCCTTTTGGAAGGCTCCCATTTTAAGGGAACCGATAAGGTCTGCACAAAGTCCCACTACATTCGGGTTTCTCCTTCCTGCTTCCAATAACCCGTCACCGAAACCGGAACGGGTATCTTTTTTTTCTGTATAAGTGAATTTTAAGTCCAAGGTTTTTTCCATCTTAATAGTCTCCTAATGTTTCTTCTAATTGTCCCAATGCATTTGCTAATTGCTCGTCATTTGGAGCGACTCCATGCCATTTGTGTGTGCCTACCATGAAATCTACTCCAAATCCCATTTCTGTGTAAAGGAGAATCAAGACAGGTTTACCTTTTCCGGTAAGTTTTTTTGCCTTTTCCAATCCTTCCAAGACGGCTTCCATATCGTTGCCTTTTTGTATTTCGATCACTTCCCAACCAAAGGCCTCATATTTGGCCCGTAGGTTTTTCAGATCCATAACCTTTTCCGTAGGGCCGTCTATCTGCTGCCCATTGTAATCTACAGCAGCGATCAGGTTGTCCACTTTGTAATGAGCAGCATACATGGCCGCTTCCCAAATTTGTCCTTCTTGCTGTTCGCCATCGCCCATCATGACATAAACGAGTTTATCGTCATTGTTCAATTTTTTGACCTGTGCGGCACCTATGGCTACTGAAAGACCTTGACCCAAAGAGCCAGAGGCAATCCTGATACCTGGAAGTCCTTCGTGGGTTGCAGGATGTCCCTGCAATCTGGAATTGATTTTACGGAAAGTTCCCAATTCATCTGTGCTGAAATAACCGGTCCTGGCAAGAACACTGTACCATAAGGCAGATACGTGTCCATTGGAAAGAAAGAATAAATCTTCCCCTTTACCATCCATGTTAAAGTGATTGTTGTGCTCCATTTCTTTAAAAAATAGGGCCACAAAATACTCCGTCAGGCCTAAAGCTGCGCCGGGGTGTCCTGATTGGACAGCATGCACCATCCTTAGGCAATCCCTTCTTACTTGAGAACAGATTTTTTTGAGTTGATCGATTGATTGTTTTTCCATTGGATTGGAATTATTTGAGAATTTGATTTGTGTGCGCTTTGGTATCTACTTTTTCAATGATTTCCTCCAAAATTCCCTTTTCATCAATAATAAAGGTAGTTCTCGCTGTACCCATGTGTTTTCTGCCGTACATGGATTTTTCTACCCAAGTGCCATAAGCTTTGTGCACTGTGAGGTCTTCGTCTGCAATCAGGGAAAAAGGAAGGTTTTGTTTTTCAATGAATTTTTGGTGGGATTTTTGAGAGTCTGAACTTACGCCCAGTACGACATAACCGGCTTTTTGAAGTGCTTCATAATTGTCCCTCAAGTTGCAGGCCTGGGCAGTGCATCCCGGGGTATTGTCTTTGGGGTAAAAATAGAGGACAACTTTCTTGCCTCTGAAATCACTTAACTTAACAGGATTTCCGTTTTGGTCTTTGGATTCAAAATCCGGAGCTGCTTTTCCTACTTCTAATGACATCTTTTTATTGTTTAAGGTGGATCATTTATTTAAGAGTCGTGGAATATCGGGATTCATTCCCTGCCATATCACGTACTTTCAATAAAACTTCTCCCTTGAAAGGTTGTTTATCCAACTTCTCCGACCAGATCAAATTTTGTTTGTGTTCGTAACGCATCAGGACCCATTTGCCATCAACCCAGGCCTCAAAATCCTGTATTCCTGACTTATCATCCTTGATGACAAACCGGATTTCATCGGAATTGACCCTTGTGGGCTGAATACTGGGAGGTACCCTGTCTTCATCGAGTACAAAAGTACCAAAATTTCTGGTTTTGAAACGGATGTCCTCTGATTCCCAAGTGCCACCAACGAAAGTTTTGGGTCCATTAGCTGCCTGAAAATAGACATGAGTGTATTTTGGGTCACCGGAATAGTTGGGTTTTTTCCACACTACTTCCATATTGGACTGCAAATATTCTGAAGGGCTGTTAATAGTCAGTGCATAATCTTTTTTTTCAACCCGCAAAAAAAGATCGTCTAAAAGGGTGTTTTCCCAAAATTGGATATCCAGATCCTGATTCGTAAAAAATAACTCCTCCCGGAAGGGAATTTTTTTGCTGACTTTTGGATAGATCAATTCTGTGCATACATCCAAAGAATCAGGAATCCCATAATTCATGTCCCAGAGATAGGTTCTGATTCCATCGGCAGTGTAGGCAGGAGGTAAGTCCATTTCAAATCCATTCACAAAAACTTTTGCCACCGAACCAAAGTAAGAGGGACCTGCTTCTATGACCATAACTTCCCTTTCATACCTTAAACTTGCTAGTCGCTTGGAGCCTGTGGTTTGAGTTCCCAAAAACAAAGGGGCTTCTTCTCCTTCAACCTGGAATTCCAATGTTTTGGTATTTCCAAAATAATCCTTCATCAACACCCTCAATTGTTTTTTTTCTCCGGGAAGTGCCCCTATAGCTCCAGATTTCAAAGTATCAGGTTGGTAAATTTGCATGGGGTTATTGGGGTGAAGGTAGAGCCTGGTAAATCTGTTTTGGTAGGTATGGGTCAGGAAAAATCTTCCCTTTTCGAAATCGACATGATTGATGTCAATCCGGAAGGCGGGCTTTTGGTCTTCCAACAATTCATAGACCGGCACACCAAAGATATTGCTGACATCATCCATTCTATCAATCGCATACACTTCTAAGCCTACCTTACCGCTGATTTTGACAGGTGTTTTCAATACATAGCGGTTTCCTTCCAACACCGGAGTAAATTCCTGCCTTTGAAATTTGCCGTTGACCCTTGAATCTAAATTCAACGGCCTCAAAGCTACACGGAACAATACCGGTGCGGTGTTGTCAATTATTTCCCTAAACCGAAACTGAAATGGGTCTATGGCCCTGTCCAAGGAATCACGGATTTCAAAGTGCAAGTGGGGTCCTCCCGAACTCCCGGTATTTCCTCCATTGCCGATGATTTCTCCTCTTTTTACAGGGATTAAGCCTGCATCAGGAAACAATTCAATTTCATTTTTTTCAGCCTTGTAAATTTCCTGCTTGACGTATTGGTGGATTTTGGGTGAGAAATTGCGAAGATGGGCATATACAGAGGATTGACCATTGGGGTGTTTGATGTAGACTACATTGCCGTAACCATAAGTGGACAGCTTGACGCGGTACACATAGCCATCCGCAATCGATAAGATGGGTTCCCCATCTACACCTCCGATTTTAACATCTATTCCGGAATGGAAATGATTGGGTCTGATTTCTGAGAAATTACCGGCAAGCAAATTCCTCTGTCCCGGTTTTACCGGAAAGAGGTAATCCTGAGCTGCCAAAGAAAATGGAATAAGAAGAAATAGCAGAAATAGCTTATTTGACTTCAAAATCAAGCAGTTTTTTATCCCCAATAAAGCCTACCAAACGGTCCCCAATGTTGACTTTCCCTACACCAGCAGGTGTCCCTGTGAAAATCAGATCTCCTTTCTTTAAGGTAAAAAACTTGGACACATATTCAATGATGGTTCCGAAATCAAATAACATCATAGCAGTATTTCCCTTTTGTCTCAGTTCACCATTGATCAAGAGATGGAAATCAATGTCCTTAAGGTCTTTAAATTCAGCTACAGGCAGAAAATCCCCGACAGGAGCGGATCCATTAAATGCTTTGGCAATTTCCCAGGGCAAGCCTTTGGATTTGCACTTCTCCTGGAGGTCTCTTGCTGTAAAATCAATCCCTAAACCTATTTCGTCAAAATACCTTTGGGCAAACTGCTTTTGGATATATTTACCTTCCTTGCATACCTTGAGCACCAGTTCCACCTCATGGTGGATATTTTGAGAAAAATCCGGGTGATAAAAAGGAGCGCCGTTCTTCAATACTGCTGTATCTGGTTTTAAGAAAACCACAGGTTCACTGGGGCGTTCATTTTTCAGTTCTTCAATATGTTCGGCGTAGTTCCTACCTATGGCTATAATTTTCATAATTCCTGAGATCTATTTTTGGCACAAAGAAAATCAATTTTTATTGGTTTTCCTTCCAGACTTCTTTTTCATTATCCACCAATTCCTTGCCCCAAATCGGCAGTTCTTTTTTGATTCTTTCCACCAATTCTTCACAGCTGTCGATGGCCGCCTTACGGTGTTTGGAGGAGGTAAATACAAAGAGGCAGATTTCCCCCACTTTTACTTCTCCCAAACTGTGGTATATATGCATACAAGTGAGCGGATACTTTGCAAAAATGGATTCCCTGATTTCAAAGGCTTTTTCCAAAGCCATTTCTTCATAGGCAGTGTAATCAATGGCCCTTACTTTTCCACCTTCTTTTTCATCGGCCCTGACCTGACCCAGGAATATGCTATGGCCTCCAATGTCGGTTTTGCTGCTGTGGTTGGCGATGGATTGGGCTATTTTCTCAGGTGAGATAGGCCCTTCGACAAAGATGTTTTTTGGTTTACGTTGCTTTTCCATGGGATTTAATTGAGTGGTGATTCAGGAGATTCAATACCCCCAAGAATTGAATAAACGTTTTTTCCGGAAAGTTTCTTTTTCATTTCCCTTGCCATTCTAAGGCTCCGGATACCCGTTTGACAAAACAGAAAAATAGTTTCAGCTTTTTCAATTTCAGGAGAAATATCATAGGAATTAGAAAAGGGAAGATTCAAATATTTGTATCCCCTAAGTTGTGGGGTCTCATGAGGCTCCCTGACATCAATCAGGATGTTTTTAGGATTGATCTCCAGTCCCCGCAAGGCATCCCTCCACCTTACACCTTCTTCTGCATCACAAAAGAGCGCATAATCCCGCGAAGCAAGTTCGTCCAGGTTTTTGGGCAAAAAACTGGTTGATTTTTCAATTTTAGTCAATTCGACCTGATAAATCTGATGGTTCAAGAGATTATAATAGAGCATTTTATTGACAAGGGTATCCCCAAATCCTGTCAGAAATTTGATGGTCTCCGCAGCCTGTATGGTTCCGATGATACCCGGAAGAACGCCCAATACACCCGTCTCACTGCAATTGGGGATTTCGTTCTCTTTAGGAGGTTCGGGATAAAGGTCCCTGTAATTGACTGCTCCATCAAAAGCATTGAAAATAGCCACTTGTCCTTCGTTTTGGTAAATAGCTGCAAAAACCAAAGGTTTTCCCAATAAGACACAGGCGTCATTGACCAGGTACCTGGTGCTGAAATTATCAGAACCGTCCACAATGATATCGTATTGACTGATAAAAGTTGCGGCATTCGAAGGGCTTAGAAATTCAGGGATATATTGAATCTGAATATCGTTGTATTTGGATTTTAGGTAGTGGGAGGACGCTAGGGCTTTATTGATCCCGATTTCTGCTTCGCCATAAATCACTTGCCTGTTGAGATTGCTCTCAGCCACCGTATCCCCATCCATGATCCCAATACGTCCCAGTCCGGCAGCAGCCAGGTAGAGAATGGCAGGGCATCCCAATCCACCAGCCCCAATGACCAAAACGCTGGAATTTTGGAGTTTCTTTTGGGCTTCCTGTCCAAAGCCCGGTAAAATGGTCTGTCTGGAAAACCTGTTCATATCAACCTCCTGAAAATGGTGGCAATAAAGCTATCTCTGCTCCATTTGGGATGGGACTGTCACCCGATACTTGTTTTCTATTTACAGCAATGCCGAATTTGGTGTCTTTTAATGCGGGATATTGTTGAAATAAATAGCCTTTCAATACATCTGTACTTGGAATCCCCTCTAATTCTATTTCATTGCTTTGTATCTTTTCCGCTATCATTCCAAAAGCCAAAACCTTGAATTTATGTCGCTCTATACTCATAATCCATTTAATATTTAGGATTGCTCATCCTGTTTTGAACGGTATTCAATTTTATCAACCTCCGATTTTTATCATACTTCGGTTTACAATTTTTTCAGCCTCAGTTTTTTGGAATTCCGGTGTAAACTGGCCTCCCAGCATGGCATGTTTTCTCTGAACAGAAAGCTTGATCAGCGGCAAAATGTCTTTGCCCTGCCTCAATGTTCCCAATAGATCCATTTCTTCTTTACCAAACAGACAGTTTTTCATTTTTCCATCAGCCGTGATCCTCAGTCTGTTACAGTCCCCGCAAAAGTGTTCACTCATGGTAGTAATAAAAGCAAAGGTCCCCCTATGACCTGGGATATGGTATTTCTTGGCTGTGGCATGGGGTTCATCATGGAGCTTGGTCACTTCAAATTTTGTTTGCACCATTTCCAACATCTGCCTGGCTGTAATTACTTTATCTACTTTCCAGTGATTGCCGGAAAAGGGCATGAATTCAATAAAACGTACATGGAGAGGGTAGTCCTTTGTCAAAGCTACAAAATCAAGAATCTCGTTTTCTATGATGCCATTGAGTGCGACAGCATTGATTTTGATTCTAAACCCCTCCCTAAGCAGTAGCAGGATATTGTTCCAAACCTGTTCCAGTTGGTCTCTTTTGGTTAATTTGAAAAAAGTTTCTCTGTTCAGGGAGTCTAAACTGACATTGAGGGAGCGCATACCAGCCGCTTTCATGGCTTCGATATGCTTGTGCACCAGGATGCCATTGGTAGTCATGGTCAGTTCTACCGGGTATTTAGATAAGCTTTTCAGGATATCAGGAAACTCCTTTCTTACCAAAGGCTCACCACCGGTCAGCCTGATTTTCTTGATGCCCTGCTCAACAAAAATCCCGGCTATTTGATCAATCTCTGCTGTAGACATCAGGTGGGAGTGGGGGAGAACCTCGATTTCCTCATTGGGCATGCAGTAGGCACAACGGAAGTTACAACTGTCGGTAAGTGAGATTCTGAGGTAGTCGTGTATCCTATTGTGTTGGTCTTTCAGCATGCTTTTGATTCAATTTGTAATCCAAGTTCGCAAAAATCCGGCAAAATCAACAGGATTCCTGAACAGTGGCGGGAATTACAAATAAAAGGATTTTTTGACTTTTAAAGTTTCGATTTTCAAAGGGAATTTTTAAAAAAAGCCCTCTGTCTTTAATTTTTGAGCAGAGGGCTTTGATGTTGTTAGTTTTCACAAGTTATTACTTTGTTTGCGGCTTTTCCCGCTGTATTTCCAGCATATCCACAGGGGGAGGGGTGTTGTCACCCAAGAGGTGCTGCACAAAATAATCTCCCATTCTCCAGAAGAAGTATTCGGTCATATCCCCAAAACCATGTCTTTGGCTAGGCAGAATGATGAAGTCAAAGCGCTTGTTGGCTCTGATCAAGGCATTGGCCATCCGGATGGTATTGGCTGGATGTACATTGTTATCCACGTCCCCTGTTACCAAAAGTAACCTTCCTTTGAGATTTTTGGCTATATCTGGATTCTTTTCAATTTGGTAAATGAAGGTGGTATCTCCTTTAGGGGTGATGACTTCTTTTACACCATGGTGCTTCTCTGACCACCAGCGGTTGTAGATGTTGTTCTCATGATTGCCTGCCGAAGATACAGCCACCTTAAAGAAATCAGGGTAGACCAACATGGCAGCCGTAGACATAAATCCACCGCCGGAATGTCCATGGATTCCTACCCTGGATTTATCAATAAAGGAATGCCTATCGGCCAATTGCTCCACGGTGGCCTTTTTGTCTGCCAGACCGTAATCTCTTAAGTTGCCATAACCATAATTATGGTACCATTTTGAACGGGCAGGATGACCGCCTCTGTTGCCTATGGTCACGACCACGAAACCGAACTGTGCCAGGCGGTCAATCCTGTCCATGGCCCTGCCAAAGGATTTGTTCACGGCTTCGGTCTGGGGGCCGGGATAGACATACTGAATGATCGGATATTTCTTGGTGCTATCAAAATCAAAGGGCAAGTACATGACACCATAAAGATCAGTGATGCCATCATCTGCTTTGACTTTATAGGTTTGCGGGAACTTGTATCCGGCAGCAAAAAGGGAACTTAAATCTGCGGTTTCCAAGTCCATCACTTTCCTTCCCATATTGTCAAATAGAGCAGAGGCAGGAACGGTATTGACCCTGCTGAAATTATTTACAAAGAAGGTAGCTTTGTCGTTAAGGGAAACTTCATGGTTGTAGTCCCCTGGATTGAGCAATGTGATGGGGCCACCGTTCAAACTTACTTTATACAAATGGAGGTAATAAGGATCTTCTCCTTTTTCCTTTCCATTGGCCGTGAAATATAAGATCCTGGCCCTTTCATCAACCCTCTCTATACTTTCTGTGTGGAAAGGTCCAGAGGTTAACTGTCTTTTGAGTTGGCCATTGGTTCCGTACAGGTAGAAATGTCCCCAGCCATCTCTTTCTGACCAGTGAATCATTTCAGCACCATTATTGATGATTTCCGGTTTTTGGATGTCGATGTAAGTGTTGCTTCTTTCTTCTACGATTACCTCTTTCTTTCCTTCTTTGATATTCCAGCGACAGATATCTATACGCTTTAAATCCCTGGATGTGATGGAAAAGTAGAAGAAGTTATTATCCCCCAACCATTTTACCGGTTTGAAGTCATCATCTCTATTGGATGCAGGAATGCTTTCTGACCATAGGCCAATGGTCTGGTCTTTGAAAGTGGCCACATCCAATTTGGTTAGGTTTTTGGAATCAAAGGAATAGTGATAAAGCTCAGCAATGGGCTGCTCTTTTTCTCCAGGCATGGCATACTTATAGGTTTCCAAAGTTGGCCGGGGGTCTCTGGTATTATGGATCACCCAAAGGTCTTTTACCTTTCTGGAATCCGAGCGTGTAAGGACAAACTGTTTGGAATCTGAAGACCAAAGTATATTGGCCCTTTTCCTTTTGTCTTTGTTTTTTTCCTCTTCTTCATTGTCTTCCCCACGGCCCCCGCTTCCGTAGGAGTAGTCTTTTTCCCCATCTGTTGTCAACTGATATTCAACGATGGTGCTGTCCTTTTCATCCTTTACGGCTTTGAGGAAGTTAGCCTTATCCATCCAATAGAGGTTGTCATTTTTGGCAAATACCACCTTGGAAGAGTCGGGAGAGATATTGGCCCATGATAACCTTTTGGCTTCCTCCTCAGGATCCTTGATTTCTGTGAGTACCTGGGTGTTGATGTTGTAGCGAAATACAAAAGTTTTCTTTTCCAGGGAATCCTTGGCATTCCTGTTTTTGGCTTTTATTTCTTCCCAGTCTTTTTTGATGACATCTTGGGTACTTTTCACCTTAAACTCGATGGTGTTTTCATCTTCCAGAAATTTCAGGTTGGAAATATCCAGATGTTGTCCATCAAAAGGATCCCTTACCACTTTGGTGATTTCAGCAGCCAAGCGGTCATTGTCAAATAGCTTTGATTTGGTCTTGGTCGCAGGATTGACGATGTACCAGTTTTTACCTTCAGTGGTTTCGTATTCATACCAAAAACGGTCTGATTTTTTCAACCAATGGGCATCCACTGAGGTGCTGAAAATCATCTTTTTAAGTTTCTCGGGAGAAAAACGCGCAGCGAGTTCGTAATTTCCTTTGGTTGGGACTTCCTGGGCAACTAGACTTCCCAAGCTGAACCAGCAAATAAATAAGAGGTAAAGTTTCTTCATGTCTCATTATAATATTGGCCTCGAAACTATCATTTTGATCCTTTAAAGGGCAACCGTCTGTGGAAAATTGAGCGTTGAGGGCAATTTCCATTTACATGAAATAAAAAACCAAGAAACTAAATGACCACAAAAAAAATAAGGGTATTAGTGAAATTCGTGGTGCTCGTGGACCTTCTTATTCGGGTTCATCCTAATTCATTGGTGGTTTCATTAATTCAGGTTCCATCTTATCAATGATTCCGAGGTTTGCCCCATTTATCACGGACACTTATCCCTCTGTGTAAATTAGGGCAGCATCACTGCCAAATCTTGTATATTTAAATCGTTTAATGGACATATCACTATGAAAAAACACTTACTCACATTATGCTTTTTGGTTTTCAGCATCCTGATGGTTCAGGGGCAGGAAACAAGAGAAATCAAGGTTGAATCAGCCTCGGTTACCAACGGTTCGGTAACTATCAAAGGCAGCCGTGTTCCTTACAAAGCCACTGCAGGTACCATGCCTGTATGGAATGAGGACGGCAAAGCTGTCGCTACTTTGTTTTATACTTATTATGAAAGGACCGATGTGACAGATAAAAGCACCCGTCCGTTGGTATTTTCCTTTAACGGAGGTCCTGGTTCAGGCTCCCTTTGGATGCACCTTGCCTACACAGGCCCATATGTGCTTAACATCGATGACGAAGGCTATCCATTGCAGCCTTATGGTGTGAAGCAAAATCCGCACTCCATCTTGGATGTGGCCGATATCGTATACATTGATCCGGTGAACACGGGTTACTCCAGAATAGTGGATAAAGAAACCCCGAGATCTACCTTTTTTGGGATCAACTCTGATGTGAAATACCTGGCAGATTGGGTAAAAACTTTCGTGACCAGGCAAAACAGATGGCAATCACCTAAATATTTGATTGGAGAAAGTTATGGTACGACCAGGGTTTCCGGTTTGGCTTACGAACTCCAAAATTCCCATTGGATGTACCTGAATGGGGTAATATTGGTTTCTCCAACAGGTCTAGGACTCGACAGAAGCGGTCCAGTAGCCAAGGCCAATTACTTGCCTTATTATGCAGCTACTGCCTGGTACCACAAAGTCCTTCCTGCTGACCTACAGTCCAAAGATTTGGATGATATCTTGCCAGAGGTAGAAAAATATACCTTGGAGACAGTGTTGCCTGCCATTGCCAAAGGTGGTGCATTAGATCCTGCCGAAAGAAAGGCCATTGCTAAAAAGATGGCGTATTATTCTGGAATCAGCGAAGAGGTTTTTCTTCAGCATGCCCTGGCTGTTCCTACCAGTTTCTTTTGGAAAGAATTGATGCGTGACAAGGGATTGACAGTAGGACGTTTGGACAGCCGATACAGAGGTATTGACCAAACAGATGCCGGTGAAAGGTACGACTATGATCCTGCTTTGACAGCTTGGAACCATGCTTTCTCTCCTGCCATG
This Cecembia calidifontis DNA region includes the following protein-coding sequences:
- a CDS encoding S9 family peptidase; amino-acid sequence: MKKLYLLFICWFSLGSLVAQEVPTKGNYELAARFSPEKLKKMIFSTSVDAHWLKKSDRFWYEYETTEGKNWYIVNPATKTKSKLFDNDRLAAEITKVVRDPFDGQHLDISNLKFLEDENTIEFKVKSTQDVIKKDWEEIKAKNRNAKDSLEKKTFVFRYNINTQVLTEIKDPEEEAKRLSWANISPDSSKVVFAKNDNLYWMDKANFLKAVKDEKDSTIVEYQLTTDGEKDYSYGSGGRGEDNEEEEKNKDKRKRANILWSSDSKQFVLTRSDSRKVKDLWVIHNTRDPRPTLETYKYAMPGEKEQPIAELYHYSFDSKNLTKLDVATFKDQTIGLWSESIPASNRDDDFKPVKWLGDNNFFYFSITSRDLKRIDICRWNIKEGKKEVIVEERSNTYIDIQKPEIINNGAEMIHWSERDGWGHFYLYGTNGQLKRQLTSGPFHTESIERVDERARILYFTANGKEKGEDPYYLHLYKVSLNGGPITLLNPGDYNHEVSLNDKATFFVNNFSRVNTVPASALFDNMGRKVMDLETADLSSLFAAGYKFPQTYKVKADDGITDLYGVMYLPFDFDSTKKYPIIQYVYPGPQTEAVNKSFGRAMDRIDRLAQFGFVVVTIGNRGGHPARSKWYHNYGYGNLRDYGLADKKATVEQLADRHSFIDKSRVGIHGHSGGGFMSTAAMLVYPDFFKVAVSSAGNHENNIYNRWWSEKHHGVKEVITPKGDTTFIYQIEKNPDIAKNLKGRLLLVTGDVDNNVHPANTIRMANALIRANKRFDFIILPSQRHGFGDMTEYFFWRMGDYFVQHLLGDNTPPPVDMLEIQREKPQTK
- a CDS encoding S10 family peptidase, with the translated sequence MKKHLLTLCFLVFSILMVQGQETREIKVESASVTNGSVTIKGSRVPYKATAGTMPVWNEDGKAVATLFYTYYERTDVTDKSTRPLVFSFNGGPGSGSLWMHLAYTGPYVLNIDDEGYPLQPYGVKQNPHSILDVADIVYIDPVNTGYSRIVDKETPRSTFFGINSDVKYLADWVKTFVTRQNRWQSPKYLIGESYGTTRVSGLAYELQNSHWMYLNGVILVSPTGLGLDRSGPVAKANYLPYYAATAWYHKVLPADLQSKDLDDILPEVEKYTLETVLPAIAKGGALDPAERKAIAKKMAYYSGISEEVFLQHALAVPTSFFWKELMRDKGLTVGRLDSRYRGIDQTDAGERYDYDPALTAWNHAFSPAMNYYAKNILKYDTDLTYYLFGPVHPWDRSNDNTGNQLAQAMLQNPYLHVMTQSGYFDGGTDYFNAKYNMWQMDPAGKLQDRMSFKGYRSGHMMYLRAEDLKNSNEDVRQFILKTIPPKDKPAKYW